Proteins co-encoded in one Vibrio fortis genomic window:
- a CDS encoding glycoside hydrolase family 3 protein — MIIQNYMALLGGVAAGLVLMPCAIAALPVEVSVVSEAKVSTVPYYSEWPSLESAIKKDPQIEARIAEILSRMTLGEKVGQMIMPEYRQVTPSEAKQYKIGSVLNGGGGWPNEDKYATAQEWAKQADSYWLALDEAYAGRGFRIPFMWATDAVHGHNNVYGATLFPHNIGLGAANNPDLLRQIGEVTAIEVAATGIDLTFAPTVAVPRDYRWGRVYEGYSESPDITYQYAPAIVEGLQGNQQQLQTESKVIATVKHWLGDGGTHHGVDRGVNNSTEDQLRNIHALGYFSAIEAGAQVVMTSFNSWQEIDGYDDSGDDENHSGKLHGSRYLVTDILKEKLGFDGIVVTDWNGHGEVKGCTNANCPQAVLAGNDLFMVTDNKDWKGFYRNVIKQVRSGEIPMSRIDDAVTRILRVKMRAGLWFKPRPSYRLYAGDESLLGAEKHRMVARQAVSESLVLLKNNNQVLPLNSNNQTYLVVGSASNDMQKQTGGWTLTWQGNENRRTDYLYGETVLEAFIEHVGEKRVFTDPATAPMDAIAIVVMGEDPYAEMFGDIKQHQSIAYSELKASYKRDLRLLEQLKRQGFEVVTLFFSGRPLYITPELNLSDAFVAGWLPGTEAIGITDVLFGVNGKDFTGRLSFSWPSDKCVSNVSRLESRIPDYAVPENERSPQDSPPLFEYGYGLNYQKANQLDEIDIETKKIGCGTDIQTTKATHSFEIFGRLASDQFVPKVSGQVTQWKGTFISRSKVTEIGTAHTTPINYKHQQDALSVSLGQSLPMQFYLQTPDKKGVDLTDYLFAGSDLEFDIVVFGSVPQSLKLASHCVYPCGAIASIGKELSKALLNRDEPWLTVKVPLSCLAENGVDFSDLNTPFLLYTDEPFDFDIGEVRYVPERLQTDDQSALTLSCLLFDKIK; from the coding sequence GTGATAATACAAAATTATATGGCTTTGTTAGGAGGTGTTGCTGCAGGCTTAGTATTGATGCCTTGCGCTATTGCCGCTCTTCCAGTTGAGGTAAGTGTAGTAAGCGAAGCAAAGGTCTCAACAGTCCCTTATTACTCTGAGTGGCCATCTTTAGAGAGTGCGATAAAAAAAGATCCTCAGATCGAAGCTCGTATTGCAGAAATCTTAAGTCGGATGACGCTCGGTGAGAAAGTCGGGCAGATGATCATGCCTGAATATCGACAAGTGACACCCTCAGAAGCGAAGCAATACAAAATCGGTTCCGTGCTTAATGGCGGTGGTGGTTGGCCGAATGAAGATAAATACGCAACCGCACAAGAGTGGGCGAAACAAGCAGACAGTTACTGGTTAGCACTGGATGAGGCCTATGCTGGTCGAGGATTCCGAATTCCATTTATGTGGGCGACAGATGCCGTTCATGGCCACAACAATGTGTATGGGGCTACTCTGTTTCCCCACAATATTGGACTTGGAGCAGCCAATAACCCTGACTTGCTTCGTCAGATTGGTGAAGTGACTGCTATAGAAGTCGCAGCGACAGGCATCGATTTAACCTTTGCACCTACAGTGGCGGTGCCAAGAGATTATCGTTGGGGACGAGTCTATGAGGGTTATTCAGAGTCTCCAGACATCACATACCAATACGCGCCCGCCATTGTGGAAGGGCTACAAGGTAACCAGCAACAGCTGCAAACCGAATCAAAGGTCATTGCTACCGTAAAGCACTGGCTCGGTGATGGTGGAACCCACCATGGTGTAGACCGAGGAGTGAATAACTCTACTGAAGATCAGTTACGTAATATTCATGCGCTTGGTTATTTTTCTGCCATTGAGGCCGGCGCACAAGTCGTCATGACGTCGTTTAATTCTTGGCAAGAAATTGATGGATACGACGACTCTGGCGATGACGAAAATCACAGCGGTAAACTGCATGGTAGTCGTTATCTTGTCACGGATATACTTAAAGAAAAGCTAGGATTTGATGGCATCGTGGTAACAGACTGGAATGGGCACGGGGAAGTAAAAGGGTGCACTAATGCTAACTGCCCACAAGCTGTTCTGGCGGGCAATGATCTGTTTATGGTAACCGACAATAAAGATTGGAAAGGCTTTTATCGCAATGTCATAAAGCAGGTGCGCAGTGGTGAAATCCCAATGTCTCGAATCGATGATGCGGTGACTCGAATACTGCGAGTAAAAATGAGAGCGGGGTTATGGTTTAAACCGAGGCCTTCTTATCGACTCTATGCGGGGGATGAATCTCTACTCGGCGCAGAGAAGCATCGTATGGTAGCAAGGCAAGCGGTCAGCGAATCGTTAGTGTTGCTCAAAAACAACAATCAAGTCTTACCGCTTAACTCAAACAATCAGACTTACCTTGTGGTCGGGAGCGCTTCAAATGATATGCAGAAGCAGACTGGTGGTTGGACGTTAACCTGGCAAGGAAATGAGAATCGACGTACAGATTACTTATACGGAGAGACGGTATTAGAGGCTTTCATAGAACACGTCGGGGAGAAAAGAGTATTTACCGACCCTGCGACCGCTCCGATGGATGCGATCGCGATAGTGGTTATGGGAGAAGATCCATACGCGGAGATGTTTGGTGATATTAAGCAGCACCAAAGCATCGCTTACTCAGAACTTAAAGCCAGTTACAAGCGGGATTTACGTTTGCTGGAACAATTAAAGCGACAAGGCTTTGAAGTGGTTACTCTGTTTTTCTCTGGTAGACCGTTATACATAACGCCGGAACTGAATTTGTCTGATGCCTTTGTCGCGGGTTGGCTTCCAGGAACCGAAGCAATCGGCATCACCGACGTGTTGTTTGGTGTGAATGGGAAAGATTTCACTGGACGATTGTCTTTTAGTTGGCCAAGTGACAAGTGCGTAAGTAATGTGAGCCGCCTAGAATCTCGCATACCCGATTATGCCGTTCCAGAAAACGAGCGCTCTCCTCAAGATAGCCCTCCGTTATTTGAATATGGTTATGGTTTGAATTATCAAAAGGCCAATCAACTCGATGAGATTGATATAGAGACGAAAAAGATTGGCTGCGGTACAGATATTCAAACGACTAAAGCAACACACAGTTTTGAGATTTTTGGACGACTCGCCAGTGACCAATTTGTTCCCAAAGTCAGTGGTCAAGTAACGCAGTGGAAAGGAACATTTATCTCTCGATCTAAAGTGACGGAGATAGGTACCGCGCATACCACGCCAATTAACTACAAACACCAACAAGATGCACTGTCTGTCAGCCTAGGGCAGTCACTACCTATGCAGTTTTATTTGCAAACACCCGATAAGAAGGGCGTAGATCTCACGGATTACTTATTCGCAGGATCTGATTTGGAGTTTGATATCGTAGTCTTTGGTTCGGTTCCTCAATCTCTAAAGCTCGCGAGTCATTGTGTATATCCATGCGGCGCTATTGCCTCGATAGGAAAAGAACTATCTAAAGCCTTATTGAACCGAGATGAACCATGGTTAACGGTTAAAGTCCCGCTGAGTTGCTTAGCTGAGAATGGCGTTGATTTTTCAGACTTGAATACACCATTTTTACTCTACACAGATGAACCATTCGATTTTGATATCGGTGAGGTACGTTATGTGCCAGAGCGCCTACAAACGGATGATCAAAGCGCGTTGACCTTGTCATGTCTTCTGTTTGATAAGATTAAATAA
- a CDS encoding GNAT family N-acetyltransferase, which translates to MEIRKDDLSGGDVIALLEEHLADMYATSPAESVHALDVGALKASDITFFSAWKADVLLGCVAIKELEPQHAELKSMRTSRHARQGGVASKLLQHVLEVSSSRQYQTLSLETGSEEYFKPARNLYEKFGFRYCEPFADYKLDPHSQFMTIDIQTI; encoded by the coding sequence ATGGAAATTAGAAAGGATGATTTGTCGGGTGGTGATGTGATAGCGCTCCTCGAAGAGCACTTGGCAGATATGTACGCTACCTCTCCAGCCGAAAGTGTTCATGCGCTGGATGTTGGCGCACTAAAGGCGTCAGACATTACGTTTTTCAGTGCCTGGAAGGCCGATGTTCTGCTTGGGTGTGTTGCTATTAAGGAACTTGAGCCTCAACACGCCGAGCTTAAATCGATGCGAACGTCTCGCCATGCAAGGCAGGGCGGTGTCGCCAGTAAACTGTTGCAACACGTGCTCGAGGTCTCTTCTTCACGTCAATATCAAACCCTCAGTCTAGAGACTGGCTCGGAAGAGTACTTTAAACCCGCTCGAAACCTCTATGAGAAATTTGGATTTCGCTATTGTGAGCCTTTTGCAGACTACAAGCTTGATCCTCACAGCCAGTTTATGACCATAGATATTCAGACAATATGA
- a CDS encoding class I SAM-dependent DNA methyltransferase: MRTNALYTDLSGYYDLMCLDIDYKSQSNCVRRLHQIFGNTGRTHLDLACGTGPHVRHFIDYGYTSSGLDLNQPMLDIAMTRCPEAQFSQQNMSYFKVDEPVDLITCFLYSIHYNDGIENLKACIESVHAALKPDGIFCFNVVDKAKINNNLFVRHTSNLEQDAFTFRSGWFYSGSGDRQALKLSIEKTTGSETQIWNDEHPMVAFTFAEIVQLLEPYFDVHLFEHDYEKLTPWDQNSGNAIITCVKKASH, from the coding sequence ATGCGTACTAATGCCCTCTATACCGATCTTTCTGGTTACTACGATTTAATGTGTCTCGATATCGACTATAAGTCGCAAAGTAATTGCGTACGTCGATTACACCAGATCTTCGGCAATACGGGTCGTACTCACCTCGACCTAGCTTGTGGGACTGGTCCGCACGTTCGTCACTTCATCGATTACGGCTATACCAGCAGTGGGCTCGATTTGAATCAACCTATGCTCGATATCGCTATGACACGCTGTCCTGAAGCTCAGTTTTCGCAACAAAACATGAGCTACTTTAAAGTCGATGAGCCTGTTGATTTGATCACTTGCTTCCTTTATTCGATTCATTACAACGACGGTATCGAGAATCTCAAAGCTTGTATTGAGAGTGTTCATGCGGCATTGAAGCCAGATGGCATCTTCTGCTTTAATGTTGTCGATAAAGCCAAGATTAATAACAACCTGTTTGTGCGTCATACTAGCAACTTAGAACAAGATGCATTTACCTTCCGTTCAGGTTGGTTCTATTCGGGTAGCGGCGATCGACAAGCGCTCAAACTAAGTATCGAAAAAACAACAGGTAGTGAGACGCAAATTTGGAACGATGAACATCCCATGGTTGCATTTACGTTTGCAGAAATCGTTCAATTATTAGAACCGTATTTCGATGTTCACTTGTTCGAACACGACTATGAAAAACTGACGCCTTGGGATCAAAATTCAGGGAACGCGATCATCACATGTGTGAAAAAAGCGAGCCACTAA
- a CDS encoding TonB-dependent receptor domain-containing protein, whose amino-acid sequence MTDRSLFSAKPLAIAVAFICSSVPTVSFANNESAETDEQMVVTATRTETLLNQAPASMSVITAEDIENNPGITLADIVADSTSVESDFDSTRAGRQMISIRGMDSDYTLIMVNGRRLSSASAIIRGNDFDLSTIPTESIERVEIIRGPMSALYGSDGMGGTINIITKAPENDWSSTLSMDTSSPMDGNGGQEHSVGLTTSGALIEDELFARFSVNQTSRDAWQPYSGTHSSGYDREDITALEGRDTLSLLANLTWYATDNQTIDIDLGYSDDERESAAESSSSVIESDTRVVRHSQAITHSGFWGWGDTQVRYSRENVTDNDAADLGNNFSSDIEELTQIVEASATTYLGDSHTLTFGMDYQLSKLTNKENLVSGASEAYQGALFVQDQWEMTEQLTATIGGRLDKHELYGEEFSPRVYMVHQTTDDLIIKGGVGKAFKAPTLTQNQSDYQVSSCKGGCVLVGNEDLKPETSLNYELATVYTQPRWNVEAALFRNEINDLIERTEGYCPDGGDWNESARQCEDSNGNPTGNLGAKTYQNVSEAIIQGVELAGGFQISEQWDVSGNYTYLDTEDKSTGEQLLERYKHSGLVKLNWSPTYDLMAFVSARYRGERQIETDLTQDAYTTLNIGTVYNVNDSVRIRAGITNLTDEAVSQELEYLGYVEEPRTYYVGMTADF is encoded by the coding sequence ATGACAGATCGTTCCCTTTTTTCTGCTAAGCCTTTAGCTATCGCAGTCGCTTTTATTTGTTCATCGGTTCCAACCGTCTCTTTTGCTAACAACGAGTCAGCAGAGACAGACGAGCAAATGGTTGTAACCGCAACGCGAACAGAAACGTTACTAAATCAAGCACCTGCTTCTATGTCTGTGATAACGGCAGAGGACATTGAGAACAATCCAGGTATCACGCTAGCCGACATCGTAGCGGATTCAACCAGCGTGGAATCCGACTTCGATAGCACACGAGCAGGGCGTCAGATGATCTCGATTCGTGGTATGGATTCGGATTACACCTTGATCATGGTAAACGGTCGTCGCTTGAGTTCTGCGAGTGCGATCATTCGTGGTAATGACTTTGACTTATCAACGATCCCAACAGAATCAATTGAGCGTGTAGAAATTATCCGTGGCCCTATGTCGGCACTGTATGGTTCAGACGGCATGGGCGGTACGATCAATATCATCACTAAAGCACCGGAGAATGATTGGAGCTCAACATTGAGCATGGACACTTCATCGCCGATGGATGGTAACGGTGGCCAAGAGCATTCTGTCGGCCTAACTACATCAGGCGCATTAATTGAAGATGAGTTGTTTGCTCGCTTTTCTGTAAACCAAACCAGTCGTGATGCGTGGCAGCCTTATTCTGGAACTCATAGCTCGGGTTACGACAGAGAAGATATTACCGCGCTGGAAGGTCGTGACACACTAAGCTTGTTAGCGAATCTAACCTGGTATGCAACCGACAACCAGACCATTGATATTGATTTAGGTTATAGCGATGATGAGCGTGAATCTGCTGCTGAGAGTTCAAGTTCTGTCATTGAATCTGACACGCGCGTTGTCAGACATAGCCAAGCCATTACGCATAGTGGATTCTGGGGTTGGGGTGATACTCAAGTTCGCTATTCTCGTGAAAATGTAACTGACAATGATGCAGCTGACCTAGGAAACAATTTTAGCAGCGACATCGAAGAGCTGACTCAGATTGTAGAGGCATCAGCAACGACTTATCTAGGTGATAGTCACACACTGACTTTTGGTATGGATTACCAACTGAGTAAGCTTACCAACAAAGAGAACTTAGTGAGCGGTGCTTCTGAGGCGTATCAAGGTGCGTTGTTTGTACAAGACCAATGGGAAATGACCGAGCAATTAACTGCTACGATTGGTGGCCGTTTAGATAAACATGAGCTTTACGGTGAAGAGTTTAGCCCACGAGTTTACATGGTTCATCAAACGACTGATGATCTGATTATCAAAGGTGGTGTGGGCAAAGCTTTTAAAGCGCCTACACTTACTCAGAACCAGTCAGACTACCAAGTATCGAGCTGTAAAGGCGGCTGTGTGTTGGTCGGTAATGAAGACCTAAAACCAGAGACCAGCCTAAACTACGAGCTAGCTACAGTTTATACTCAGCCACGTTGGAACGTTGAAGCGGCCTTATTCCGCAACGAGATCAATGACCTGATCGAACGTACCGAAGGCTATTGTCCAGATGGTGGTGATTGGAACGAAAGTGCACGTCAGTGTGAAGATTCAAATGGCAACCCAACGGGTAACCTTGGTGCTAAGACTTATCAAAATGTATCTGAAGCAATCATCCAAGGTGTTGAACTAGCGGGTGGTTTCCAGATCTCAGAACAATGGGATGTGTCGGGTAACTATACGTATTTAGATACGGAAGATAAGTCCACCGGTGAACAGTTGCTGGAGCGTTATAAGCATTCTGGCTTGGTGAAATTGAACTGGAGTCCTACTTACGATCTAATGGCGTTTGTGAGTGCGAGATACCGTGGTGAACGCCAGATTGAAACGGATTTAACACAAGATGCCTACACAACACTGAATATCGGCACGGTATACAATGTGAATGATTCTGTTCGTATTCGAGCGGGTATCACTAACTTAACGGATGAAGCCGTTTCTCAAGAACTAGAGTACTTAGGGTATGTTGAGGAGCCGCGCACTTACTACGTCGGGATGACTGCGGACTTTTAA
- a CDS encoding LysE/ArgO family amino acid transporter: protein MTTYLSGFSLGLSLILAIGSQNAFVLKQGLKNQHVFIVCLVCAVSDALLISFGVAGFGAIVEKFPQIEQIARFGGALFLAVYSLLSFRSALTENHVLETHVQSKGSLFKVVSVCLAFTWLNPHVYLDTVVLLGSISTQYQPNQMQFAIGAITASFVFFFSLGFGARFFSPLFSRPRSWKILEFLVGIMMATIAISLVL from the coding sequence ATGACCACGTATTTATCTGGCTTCTCTCTTGGTCTGTCGCTGATCTTAGCGATTGGTTCTCAAAACGCCTTCGTATTAAAACAAGGTTTGAAAAATCAGCATGTATTCATTGTCTGTTTAGTTTGTGCGGTGTCGGACGCACTCTTGATAAGCTTTGGTGTGGCTGGGTTTGGCGCTATTGTTGAGAAGTTTCCACAAATTGAACAGATCGCTCGATTTGGGGGGGCGCTGTTTTTGGCTGTGTATTCTCTATTGAGCTTTCGTTCTGCCTTGACAGAGAATCATGTATTGGAAACCCATGTTCAAAGTAAAGGCTCTTTGTTTAAAGTGGTATCGGTGTGTCTGGCGTTTACTTGGTTAAATCCCCATGTGTATTTAGACACGGTTGTGTTGCTTGGATCGATTTCAACCCAGTATCAACCCAATCAGATGCAGTTCGCCATTGGCGCGATTACGGCATCATTTGTGTTCTTTTTCTCTTTGGGGTTCGGGGCACGCTTTTTTTCGCCACTATTCAGTCGTCCTAGGTCATGGAAAATATTAGAATTTTTAGTCGGGATTATGATGGCAACGATCGCGATTAGCCTCGTACTTTAA
- a CDS encoding sodium:solute symporter family transporter, producing the protein MELNTAIVGIYFLFLIAIGWMFRTFTSTTSDYFRGGGNMLWWMVGATAFMTQFSAWTFTGAAGKAYNDGFAVAVIFLANAFGYFMNFAYFAPKFRQLRVVTVIEAIRMRFGAANEQVFTWSSMPNSVVSAGVWLNALAIIASGIFGFDMTMTIWITGLVVLAMSVTGGSWAVIASDFMQMVIIMAVTVTCAVVAVVQGGGVGEIVNNFPVGDTGSFVAGNNLNYLSIFSIWAFFIFVKQFSITNNMLNSYRYLAAKDSKNAKKAALLACVLMLGGVFIWFMPSWFIAGQGVDLSAAYPDAGSKAGDFAYLYFVQEYMPAGMVGLLVAAMFAATMSSMDSGLNRNSGIFVKNFYEPVVRKGQASEKELVTVSKITSTVFGIAIILIAQFINSLKGLSLFDTMMYVGALIGFPMTIPAFLGFFIKKTPDWAGWGTLIVGGIVSYIVGFVINAEMVSAAFGLEELTKREWSDVKVAIGLIGHITLTGGFFVASTLFYKPLREERQADVDKFFNNLETPLVSESTAQKKLDNKQRQMLGKLIAVAGVGVMLMALLPNPMWGRMVFILCGSIVGGVGLLLVKAVDGSVEENKSVTEQTS; encoded by the coding sequence ATGGAACTCAATACAGCTATTGTAGGCATCTATTTCTTATTTCTTATCGCGATAGGATGGATGTTCAGAACGTTTACTAGTACCACCAGTGATTACTTCCGTGGGGGCGGTAACATGCTCTGGTGGATGGTAGGTGCTACTGCATTTATGACGCAATTCTCTGCTTGGACTTTTACCGGTGCAGCGGGTAAGGCATATAACGATGGTTTCGCAGTAGCCGTCATCTTCTTAGCAAACGCATTTGGCTACTTCATGAACTTTGCATATTTTGCTCCAAAGTTCCGCCAACTTCGCGTTGTTACAGTAATTGAAGCTATTCGTATGCGCTTTGGTGCGGCGAATGAGCAAGTATTCACTTGGTCTTCAATGCCTAACTCTGTTGTATCAGCAGGTGTTTGGTTGAACGCACTAGCCATCATTGCTTCTGGTATCTTCGGATTCGACATGACCATGACGATCTGGATCACAGGTCTGGTTGTACTGGCCATGTCAGTAACAGGTGGTTCATGGGCGGTAATCGCGTCTGACTTCATGCAGATGGTTATCATCATGGCAGTAACTGTCACTTGTGCGGTTGTCGCTGTTGTTCAAGGCGGTGGTGTTGGTGAAATCGTCAATAACTTCCCAGTAGGCGACACAGGTTCTTTCGTAGCGGGTAACAACCTTAACTACCTAAGCATCTTCAGCATTTGGGCATTCTTCATCTTTGTTAAGCAATTCTCAATTACTAACAACATGCTTAACTCGTACCGTTACCTAGCGGCAAAAGACTCTAAGAATGCTAAAAAAGCAGCACTTCTTGCATGTGTGCTGATGCTTGGTGGTGTATTCATTTGGTTCATGCCTTCTTGGTTCATTGCTGGTCAAGGTGTAGACCTATCTGCAGCATACCCTGATGCAGGTTCTAAAGCGGGCGACTTCGCTTACCTATACTTTGTTCAAGAGTACATGCCTGCTGGTATGGTGGGTCTCCTTGTCGCGGCAATGTTTGCGGCAACAATGTCTTCAATGGACTCTGGTCTAAACCGTAACTCAGGTATCTTCGTTAAAAACTTCTACGAACCAGTTGTTCGTAAAGGCCAAGCTTCTGAGAAAGAGCTAGTAACAGTATCTAAGATTACTTCTACTGTATTTGGTATCGCAATCATCCTAATCGCACAGTTCATTAACTCCCTGAAAGGTCTGAGCTTGTTCGATACGATGATGTATGTGGGTGCTTTAATCGGCTTCCCAATGACAATCCCAGCATTCCTTGGCTTCTTCATTAAGAAGACTCCAGACTGGGCAGGTTGGGGTACGCTAATTGTTGGTGGTATCGTATCTTACATTGTTGGTTTTGTTATCAACGCAGAAATGGTGTCAGCAGCATTTGGTCTAGAAGAGCTAACTAAGCGTGAATGGTCTGATGTTAAGGTTGCGATTGGTCTAATCGGCCACATCACATTAACAGGTGGTTTCTTCGTCGCGTCTACGCTGTTCTACAAACCACTGCGTGAAGAGCGTCAAGCTGATGTCGACAAGTTCTTTAATAACTTAGAAACTCCTCTAGTGTCTGAATCTACAGCACAGAAGAAACTGGATAACAAGCAACGTCAAATGTTGGGTAAACTCATCGCAGTAGCAGGTGTTGGTGTCATGCTAATGGCTCTTCTACCTAACCCAATGTGGGGACGTATGGTGTTCATCCTGTGTGGTTCGATTGTAGGTGGTGTTGGTCTACTACTCGTTAAAGCGGTAGACGGCAGCGTCGAAGAGAACAAGTCTGTGACAGAGCAAACGTCATAA
- a CDS encoding methyl-accepting chemotaxis protein — MVTAVTTISLLASNWFSFDLAKQQVEERIYEEIDRSLSVEINQIEQDVERTIAAVNATAAEMRAANFDIPNQALMHYAAKLGGIDKMVVGFDDGRSFTSRPSESFPNGVGIPEKYNPTTRPWYKQAKTRSGLSLSDLFFTKSTQTPMVGVMYSFKDSVLMADLRFDDLEDKLLELEKIYQARGLIVDNDGMVIASTIESILPQSTLGSLPQSTQIAVATSKPEQFIRGTIDQREMMLMAKVVNIGDSTQWHMISVIDPKIAMKTLDSVVFNAQLLIVGAVLGSIVVMTLLLNMLYHPIISLRNIVHDLSQGNGDLTQRLEEKTNDDLGKIARDINIFITGLQAMITDIKQKNVVLEGKVGSIEGCCQETNSVLQVHTNETSQVVTAIDSLSHASVEVEKNSQSAAEAAHNAATFSDETKQINVLTESYINALEEQVDSTSNDIIAMANESQSIQSIVTVIGGIAEQTNLLALNASIEAARAGEHGRGFAVVADEVRALANRTQESTSEIEKALSNLQGQSEGLVTSIEQTKSNCEKTRNQVVQAVDMLSKLSEKMEIVRRFNSDISSASAEQNAVTQSITKSVHEIDQIVLELNKLSVNQVNESVEIKQLNHSVSTLMSRFKV; from the coding sequence ATGGTCACCGCAGTGACCACGATTTCACTACTCGCTTCCAACTGGTTTTCATTTGACCTCGCAAAACAACAAGTCGAAGAAAGAATCTACGAAGAGATCGACCGCTCTCTTTCGGTAGAAATTAATCAAATCGAACAAGATGTTGAGCGCACTATTGCTGCCGTCAACGCAACTGCTGCCGAGATGAGAGCTGCCAACTTTGACATACCAAATCAGGCGTTGATGCACTATGCGGCCAAGTTAGGTGGTATCGATAAGATGGTGGTTGGGTTTGATGACGGCCGTTCTTTTACCTCTCGCCCTTCTGAGTCTTTCCCAAATGGAGTCGGTATTCCTGAGAAATACAACCCGACTACGCGACCTTGGTACAAACAAGCCAAAACACGCTCTGGTCTATCATTAAGTGACCTGTTTTTCACCAAAAGTACTCAAACACCGATGGTTGGCGTGATGTACTCGTTCAAAGATAGTGTATTGATGGCGGATTTAAGGTTTGATGATCTTGAAGATAAGCTCTTAGAATTAGAAAAGATCTACCAAGCACGCGGCCTTATCGTTGACAACGACGGTATGGTGATCGCATCGACTATCGAAAGTATCTTGCCCCAAAGCACCCTTGGCTCGCTGCCACAGTCAACTCAGATCGCCGTCGCCACCAGCAAACCAGAACAGTTCATTCGCGGTACTATTGATCAAAGAGAGATGATGTTGATGGCAAAAGTGGTCAACATTGGTGACTCTACGCAGTGGCATATGATTTCGGTTATCGACCCTAAAATTGCAATGAAAACACTCGACAGTGTTGTCTTTAACGCTCAACTCTTAATTGTTGGCGCTGTGTTGGGTTCAATTGTTGTAATGACGCTTCTACTCAACATGCTGTACCACCCTATCATTTCGCTACGCAACATTGTCCACGATCTGTCACAAGGCAACGGTGACCTCACCCAACGTCTAGAAGAAAAGACCAATGATGACCTAGGTAAAATTGCTCGTGACATCAATATCTTCATCACTGGCTTGCAAGCGATGATCACCGATATCAAACAGAAGAATGTAGTACTTGAAGGCAAAGTCGGCAGTATCGAAGGTTGCTGCCAAGAGACCAATAGCGTATTGCAAGTTCACACCAATGAAACCAGCCAAGTGGTCACTGCCATTGATAGTCTTTCTCACGCTTCCGTTGAAGTGGAAAAGAACTCTCAATCGGCCGCAGAAGCAGCCCACAATGCGGCAACATTTAGCGATGAGACCAAACAGATTAATGTACTAACAGAGTCCTACATCAACGCACTCGAAGAACAAGTCGATAGCACGTCAAACGACATCATTGCGATGGCAAATGAATCGCAGAGTATTCAATCTATCGTTACTGTAATTGGCGGGATCGCAGAGCAAACCAACCTGCTGGCGCTTAATGCATCTATTGAGGCTGCACGCGCAGGAGAACATGGTCGTGGCTTCGCAGTAGTAGCAGATGAAGTACGAGCCTTGGCGAATCGCACTCAAGAGAGTACTTCTGAAATCGAAAAAGCACTGTCTAACCTTCAAGGTCAGTCTGAAGGCTTAGTTACGTCGATTGAACAAACCAAGTCGAACTGTGAGAAAACACGTAATCAAGTCGTTCAGGCCGTGGATATGCTGTCTAAGCTGAGTGAAAAAATGGAAATCGTGCGTCGTTTTAATAGTGATATCTCAAGCGCGTCTGCCGAGCAGAATGCAGTGACACAAAGCATCACTAAGAGCGTTCATGAGATCGATCAAATCGTTCTCGAGCTCAATAAATTGAGTGTTAACCAAGTAAACGAGTCTGTTGAAATTAAACAGCTCAACCATAGCGTCAGTACCTTAATGAGTCGTTTCAAGGTTTAA